A genomic stretch from Actinomadura rubteroloni includes:
- a CDS encoding glutamate--cysteine ligase: protein MAIDFNPSRGATLGVEWELQLVDAKTRHLRQDAREVLADLPSLSEGGGNAKARHEMMESTVEIVTGICHTVGEAKADLAATLGALRGAAAARGIGLACTGTHPISDWRDAVMAPMQRYADLVEQMQWLARRIQTFGVHVHVGVTDGAKAIPIVNALAGYLPHFLALTGSSPYWGGADTGLASSRAIVFGQLPTAGPPHLLDGWPEFEDYMATLLRAGTIRSIKEVWWDIRPHPDFGTVEIRMFDGIPTLREVGMAAALCQSLVTLFEQQIDRGYTLPRPAAWVVRDNKWRATRYGLDAVVITDDGGGTAPLRDELYELVRELEPVAERLGCAAELGVAAEVLDRGASYERQRAIRAAGGSLEDVVDAAVVELAEDRFVTEVAHAGR from the coding sequence GTGGCCATTGACTTCAACCCCTCACGCGGCGCGACCCTGGGCGTGGAGTGGGAGCTTCAACTCGTGGACGCCAAGACCAGGCATCTGCGCCAGGACGCCCGCGAGGTCCTCGCCGACCTGCCGAGCCTCAGCGAGGGCGGCGGGAACGCCAAGGCCCGGCACGAGATGATGGAGTCCACGGTCGAGATCGTGACCGGGATCTGCCACACGGTCGGGGAGGCCAAGGCCGACCTCGCGGCGACGCTCGGCGCGCTGCGCGGCGCGGCGGCGGCGCGCGGCATCGGGCTGGCCTGCACCGGCACCCACCCGATCAGCGACTGGCGGGACGCCGTCATGGCCCCGATGCAGCGCTACGCCGACCTGGTGGAGCAGATGCAGTGGCTCGCGCGGCGCATCCAGACGTTCGGCGTCCACGTCCACGTCGGGGTGACCGACGGCGCCAAGGCGATCCCGATCGTCAACGCGCTCGCCGGGTACCTGCCGCACTTCCTCGCGCTGACGGGCTCCAGCCCGTACTGGGGCGGGGCGGACACGGGCCTGGCGTCCAGCCGCGCGATCGTGTTCGGCCAGCTCCCGACGGCGGGTCCCCCGCACCTGCTGGACGGCTGGCCGGAGTTCGAGGACTACATGGCCACCCTGCTCAGGGCGGGGACGATCCGAAGCATCAAAGAGGTATGGTGGGACATCCGCCCGCATCCCGATTTCGGCACGGTCGAGATCCGGATGTTCGACGGCATCCCCACCCTGCGCGAGGTGGGCATGGCGGCGGCGCTGTGCCAGAGCCTCGTGACGCTGTTCGAGCAGCAGATCGACCGCGGTTACACCCTCCCCCGCCCCGCCGCGTGGGTCGTGCGCGACAACAAGTGGCGCGCCACCCGCTACGGGCTCGACGCGGTCGTCATCACCGACGACGGCGGCGGCACCGCCCCGCTCCGCGACGAGCTGTACGAGCTGGTCCGCGAGCTGGAACCGGTCGCCGAGCGGCTCGGCTGCGCGGCCGAGCTGGGCGTCGCGGCGGAGGTCCTCGACCGGGGGGCGTCCTACGAACGCCAGCGCGCGATCCGCGCCGCGGGCGGCTCCCTGGAGGACGTGGTGGACGCTGCCGTCGTCGAGCTGGCCGAGGACAGGTTCGTCACGGAGGTCGCGCATGCCGGACGATGA
- a CDS encoding amidohydrolase yields the protein MPGVASSPAGGPDTAGALRPQLDAFLAAHRGELVEFRRDLHRHPELGYAEHRTTARIVERLRQAGLAPRVLPKGTGVLCDIGPEDGPTVALRADIDALPLQDEKTTVPYRSTVPGVAHACGHDVHTTMVLGAGLFLARQAAAGLLPGRVRLVFQPAEESPGGALDVLAAGGAVGVDRVFALHCDPRIEVGELGLRAGAITAACDKVYVRVTGPGGHTARPHLTADLVYALAKIVTELPAALSRRVDPRSSLSLVWGRVSAGSVANAIPDDGIAEGTVRCLDDDAWHRAPEMMRSLLQSVAAAYDVEASLEYVRGVPPTVNEAASVDMFRDAAALVLGPDGAVPTPQSLGGEDFGWYLETVPGALARLGVRTPGSTGDYDLHRGDFDVDEGCIPVGVRVLTATALTALWDGRPVAGAALA from the coding sequence ATGCCCGGCGTCGCTTCTTCGCCGGCGGGCGGACCGGACACGGCGGGGGCGCTGCGGCCGCAGCTCGACGCCTTCCTCGCCGCGCACCGCGGTGAGCTGGTGGAGTTCCGCCGCGATCTGCACCGGCATCCCGAACTCGGGTACGCCGAGCACCGCACGACGGCGCGGATCGTGGAGCGGTTGCGGCAGGCGGGGCTGGCGCCGCGCGTCCTGCCGAAGGGCACCGGCGTGCTCTGCGACATCGGCCCGGAGGACGGGCCGACGGTCGCGCTGCGGGCCGACATCGACGCGCTGCCGCTCCAGGACGAGAAGACGACCGTCCCGTACCGTTCGACGGTGCCGGGCGTCGCGCACGCGTGCGGGCACGACGTCCACACGACGATGGTGCTCGGCGCCGGGCTGTTCCTCGCGCGGCAGGCGGCGGCGGGGCTGCTGCCGGGCCGTGTGCGCCTGGTGTTCCAGCCCGCCGAGGAGTCGCCGGGCGGGGCGCTGGACGTGCTGGCGGCGGGCGGCGCGGTCGGCGTGGACCGGGTGTTCGCGCTGCACTGCGACCCGCGCATCGAGGTCGGCGAGCTGGGGCTGCGCGCCGGGGCGATCACGGCGGCGTGCGACAAGGTGTACGTCCGGGTGACGGGTCCCGGCGGGCACACGGCGCGTCCGCACCTGACGGCCGACCTGGTGTACGCGCTCGCCAAGATCGTCACCGAGCTGCCGGCGGCGCTGTCGCGGCGGGTGGACCCCCGGTCCAGCCTGTCGCTGGTGTGGGGGCGGGTGTCGGCGGGGTCGGTGGCGAACGCGATCCCCGACGACGGCATCGCCGAGGGCACCGTCCGCTGCCTGGACGACGACGCCTGGCACCGCGCGCCGGAGATGATGCGGTCGCTGTTGCAGTCGGTCGCCGCCGCCTACGACGTGGAGGCGTCGCTGGAGTACGTCCGGGGCGTCCCGCCGACGGTGAACGAGGCGGCGAGCGTGGACATGTTCCGCGACGCGGCGGCGCTGGTCCTCGGCCCGGACGGCGCGGTCCCGACGCCGCAGAGCCTCGGCGGCGAGGACTTCGGCTGGTACCTGGAGACGGTCCCGGGGGCGCTGGCGCGGCTCGGCGTCCGCACGCCGGGCTCGACCGGCGACTACGACCTGCACCGGGGCGACTTCGACGTGGACGAGGGCTGCATTCCGGTCGGCGTCCGCGTCCTGACCGCGACGGCGCTGACCGCGCTGTGGGACGGCCGTCCGGTGGCGGGGGCCGCCCTCGCCTGA
- a CDS encoding BMP family lipoprotein encodes MRRGLKVSLVALTGTALTLTAAGCGGKKASTSDQKTVKVGLAFDVGGRGDQSYNDSAARGLERVKKELKVTTEEISAKQDEPDADKESRLRLLAGKGYQMVIGIGFAYTSSVLKVAKDYPNTKFLVVDADQCKVSGANVLGACFSEEQGSYLVGAAAALKSKTGTIGFIGGVNVPLIHKFEAGYDAGAKKVKPGIKVLPGKYLTQPPNFDGFKNPALGSEAAQGQLDQGADVIYHAAGGAGLGVIKTVGAAGKWAIGVDSDQYAQPALAGVKNQILTSMVKRVDLSVYDFVKSVGDGTFKAGTKQYNLANDGVGFAVSGGHMDDIKARLDDLKAQIVAGKIVVPTE; translated from the coding sequence TTGCGCCGTGGTCTGAAGGTATCGCTCGTCGCGCTGACGGGCACCGCGTTGACGCTCACCGCCGCCGGCTGCGGCGGGAAGAAGGCCTCCACCTCCGACCAGAAGACCGTGAAGGTCGGTCTCGCGTTCGACGTGGGCGGCCGGGGCGACCAGTCCTACAACGACTCGGCGGCGCGCGGCCTGGAGCGGGTGAAGAAGGAGCTGAAGGTCACCACCGAGGAGATCTCGGCGAAGCAGGACGAGCCGGACGCCGACAAGGAGTCGCGGCTGCGCCTGCTGGCGGGCAAGGGCTACCAGATGGTGATCGGCATCGGGTTCGCCTACACGTCGTCGGTGCTGAAGGTCGCCAAGGACTACCCGAACACCAAGTTCCTCGTGGTGGACGCCGACCAGTGCAAGGTGTCGGGCGCGAACGTCCTCGGCGCGTGCTTCTCCGAGGAGCAGGGCTCGTACCTGGTGGGCGCGGCGGCGGCGCTGAAGTCCAAGACCGGGACGATCGGGTTCATCGGCGGCGTGAACGTCCCGCTGATCCACAAGTTCGAGGCCGGGTACGACGCGGGCGCGAAGAAGGTGAAGCCGGGGATCAAGGTGCTGCCCGGCAAGTACCTGACGCAGCCCCCGAACTTCGACGGCTTCAAGAACCCGGCGCTCGGCAGCGAGGCCGCGCAGGGCCAGCTCGACCAGGGCGCGGACGTGATCTACCACGCGGCCGGCGGCGCGGGCCTCGGTGTGATCAAGACGGTCGGCGCGGCCGGCAAGTGGGCGATCGGCGTCGACTCCGACCAGTACGCGCAGCCCGCGCTGGCCGGGGTGAAGAACCAGATCCTCACCTCGATGGTGAAGCGCGTGGACCTGTCGGTGTACGACTTCGTGAAGTCGGTCGGCGACGGCACGTTCAAAGCGGGGACGAAGCAGTACAACCTGGCCAACGACGGTGTCGGCTTCGCGGTGAGCGGCGGCCACATGGACGACATCAAGGCCAGGCTGGACGACCTCAAGGCCCAGATCGTCGCGGGGAAGATCGTCGTCCCGACCGAGTAG
- a CDS encoding ABC transporter ATP-binding protein, whose translation MPDAAVRLTGITKRFPGVVANRDVDLTIERGEVHALCGENGAGKSTLMKILYGMQRPDEGTVEIAGEQVVLRSPADAIARGIGMVHQHFKLADNLTVLENVILGAEPRRFGRIDFAAARAAIRDMSARYGLHVDPDSLVQPLGVGDRQRVEILKVLYRGAKVLILDEPTAVLVPQEVDELFANLRELRAEGLTVLFISHKLDEVLSVADAISVIRRGTTVATRLDPAQVTARRLAELMVGSELPTPELRESTVTEDVQLDVAGLTVRTPEGRAVVDDVSLRIRRGEIVGLAGVEGNGQGELIEALMGIRPAASGTIRYGGADVTHWPTRRRREAGIAYIPEDRHRHGLVLEAPLWENRMLGHQTERPNARGPWIDRRGARRDTARIAAEYDVRTPGIDVPAGALSGGNQQKLIVGREMSGAPRLLVAAHPTRGIDVGAQAAIWDALRAARAAGLAVLLVSADLEELIGMSDTLHVILRGRLVAEVDPRSVTPEDLGSAMTGATHD comes from the coding sequence GTGCCTGACGCTGCCGTACGCCTGACCGGCATCACGAAACGGTTCCCCGGCGTCGTCGCCAACCGCGACGTCGACCTGACGATCGAGCGCGGCGAGGTCCACGCGCTGTGCGGGGAGAACGGCGCCGGCAAGTCCACGCTGATGAAGATCCTTTACGGGATGCAGCGGCCGGACGAGGGGACCGTCGAGATCGCCGGCGAGCAGGTCGTCCTGCGGTCCCCGGCCGACGCGATCGCGCGCGGGATCGGGATGGTCCACCAGCACTTCAAGCTGGCCGACAACCTGACCGTGCTGGAGAACGTCATCCTCGGCGCCGAGCCGCGCCGGTTCGGCCGGATCGACTTCGCGGCGGCGCGGGCGGCGATCCGCGACATGTCCGCGCGGTACGGGCTGCACGTCGATCCGGACAGTCTCGTCCAGCCGCTCGGCGTGGGGGACCGGCAGCGCGTCGAGATCCTCAAGGTGCTGTACCGGGGCGCGAAGGTCCTGATCCTGGACGAGCCGACGGCGGTGCTCGTCCCGCAGGAGGTGGACGAGCTGTTCGCCAACCTGCGCGAGCTGCGCGCCGAGGGCCTGACCGTGCTGTTCATCTCGCACAAGCTGGACGAGGTGCTGTCGGTCGCCGACGCGATCTCGGTGATCCGGCGCGGCACGACCGTCGCGACCCGGCTGGACCCGGCGCAGGTCACGGCGCGGCGGCTCGCCGAGCTGATGGTCGGGTCGGAGCTGCCGACGCCGGAGCTGCGCGAGTCCACGGTCACCGAGGACGTGCAGCTCGACGTCGCGGGGCTGACCGTCCGGACGCCGGAGGGCCGCGCGGTCGTGGACGACGTGTCGCTGCGCATCCGGCGCGGCGAGATCGTCGGCCTCGCGGGCGTCGAGGGCAACGGGCAGGGCGAGCTGATCGAGGCGCTGATGGGGATCCGCCCGGCGGCGTCGGGGACGATCCGGTACGGCGGCGCGGACGTGACGCACTGGCCGACGCGCCGCCGCCGCGAGGCGGGCATCGCCTACATCCCCGAGGACCGGCACCGGCACGGGCTCGTGCTGGAGGCGCCGCTGTGGGAGAACCGGATGCTCGGCCACCAGACCGAGCGCCCGAACGCGCGCGGCCCGTGGATCGACCGGCGCGGCGCCCGCCGCGACACGGCCCGGATCGCGGCGGAGTACGACGTCCGGACGCCCGGGATCGACGTCCCGGCGGGCGCCCTGTCGGGCGGCAACCAGCAGAAGCTCATCGTCGGGCGGGAGATGTCGGGCGCGCCCCGGCTCCTGGTCGCCGCGCACCCGACGCGCGGCATCGACGTGGGCGCGCAGGCGGCGATCTGGGACGCGCTGCGCGCCGCCCGCGCGGCGGGCCTGGCCGTCCTGCTCGTCAGCGCGGACCTCGAGGAACTGATCGGCATGTCGGACACGCTGCACGTGATCCTGCGGGGCCGCCTCGTCGCCGAGGTCGACCCGCGCTCGGTCACCCCCGAAGACCTCGGCTCCGCGATGACCGGAGCCACTCATGACTAA